A single Halarcobacter anaerophilus DNA region contains:
- the nfo gene encoding deoxyribonuclease IV encodes MKYVGAHVSASGGVYNAPINAVAIGAKAFALFTKNQRQWKAKELDSKTIDKWFEELEKSKIQAKHILPHDSYLINLGHPEEEKREKSLDGFIHELQRCEILKLDRLNFHPGSHLRKISEEQCLDRIALSMNQAIDATKDVKLVIENTAGQGSNLGYKFEHLAYLIDKIEDKSRVGVCIDTCHMFTAGYDIRTREAYDKTWKEFDEIVGREYLMGMHLNDSKPELGSKVDRHDSLGKGKIGWDAFKFIMNDERMDDIPLILETIDETIWAQEIKGLYDLVEK; translated from the coding sequence ATGAAATATGTAGGAGCACATGTAAGCGCAAGCGGTGGAGTTTATAATGCCCCGATAAATGCTGTAGCAATAGGAGCAAAAGCTTTTGCTTTGTTTACGAAAAATCAAAGACAATGGAAAGCAAAAGAGTTAGACAGTAAAACTATAGACAAATGGTTTGAAGAACTGGAAAAAAGTAAAATTCAAGCTAAACATATTTTGCCACATGATAGTTATCTGATAAATTTAGGACATCCCGAAGAGGAGAAAAGAGAAAAATCTTTAGATGGCTTTATCCATGAATTACAACGTTGTGAAATTTTAAAATTAGATAGATTAAACTTCCATCCAGGAAGTCATTTAAGAAAAATAAGCGAAGAGCAGTGCCTTGACAGAATTGCTTTATCAATGAATCAGGCGATTGACGCCACAAAGGATGTAAAACTTGTGATAGAAAATACCGCAGGACAGGGAAGTAACCTTGGATATAAATTTGAACATTTAGCTTATCTTATAGATAAAATAGAAGATAAAAGCAGAGTAGGCGTTTGTATAGATACCTGTCATATGTTTACAGCCGGATATGATATAAGAACACGTGAAGCTTACGATAAAACTTGGAAAGAGTTTGATGAAATAGTAGGAAGAGAGTATTTAATGGGAATGCACTTAAATGACTCAAAACCTGAATTAGGAAGTAAAGTTGATAGACACGACTCTTTAGGAAAAGGGAAAATAGGCTGGGATGCTTTTAAATTTATAATGAATGATGAAAGAATGGATGATATTCCTTTGATTTTAGAAACTATTGATGAAACAATTTGGGCACAAGAAATTAAAGGCTTATATGATTTGGTAGAAAAATAA